The Nicotiana tabacum cultivar K326 chromosome 14, ASM71507v2, whole genome shotgun sequence genome contains a region encoding:
- the LOC107810856 gene encoding ABC transporter C family member 14 isoform X1, which yields MAANSWLTSLECSASTIQSSDNSSFVSVALKWLKFIFLSPCSQRILLSSVDLLFLFILIVLAVKKLSSRFIKNGNSTSSLNKPLLVEGNERPQVRVTFWFYASLVVTALLAITYTVLCILAFTQVVQSIWEMAEAFFRLFQAVTYLVIFVLIVHEKRFVAVSHPMPLRVYWVMSYVIVLLFTITGIIRLILYGNNVDLSIRMDDIAILVSFPLYLYLLIVAIKGSSGICTSSQHENSRLETTDAMILMDPNVSGYGTASLFSKAVWNWMNPLLSKGYQSPLKSDEVPSLPPGFRAERLVDFFEKNWPKPGENVKYPVLMTLIRCFWRDIVIISVLAIVQLAVMYVGPVLIQSFISFASGDRTTNPNEGYYLVLILFVSKVIEVLSAHHFNFKSELLGMKIRSSLTTTLYKKGLRLTCSSRQAHGVGQIVNYMAVDSQQLSDMMLQLHSLWMMPLQLAASLLLLYYYLGVSMFAAFGLIVGSMICTLYITRKNNLFQFELMMKRDSRMKAINELLGNMRVIKFQAWEEHFKEKIQSLRNEEFSWLSKFTYLLSCNLSLLWSLPPVIAALTFLAAILCKIPLDAATVFTATTVFRILQDPIRTFPQSLMSVSQALVSLGRLDGYMTSRELDHNVVERVEGCSGRIAVEVKDGNFSWEDDGDQIVLKEINVEIRKGELAAIVGMVGSGKSSLLASVLGELHKLSGEVRVCGSTAYVAQTSWIQNATIQENILFGSPMNNERYKDVVRVCSLEKDLEILEHGDQTEIGERGINLSGGQKQRIQLARAVYQDRDIYLLDDIFSAVDAQTGSEIFKECVRGALKDKTIVLVTHQVDFLHNADLILVMRDGKIVQSGKYEELLELGMDFGDLVAAHENSMELVESSTGENLPQTPRSPHQVTPKSPQKSQEETNGESTSLDQQPKGSSKLIEEEERETGHVSFDVYKQYCTEAFGWWGVAVVLIVSALWQGSTMLSDYWLAYETSKDHIFNPSLFINVYSIIAAISCIFVIIRSFLVAFLGLKTAQHFFDQILDSILHAPMSFFDTTPSGRILSRASTDQAYVDFMIPIFLSLVLLMYFTLIGMLFITCQSAWPTIFLMIPLVWLNIWYRRYYIASSRELTRLSSITKAPILHHFSETISGIMTLRCFRKEDHFFKGNVERVNANLRMDFHSNASNEWLGLRLEFIGSILICIATIFMVLLPRFLISPEYIGLALSYGLPLNGVLFWTVYMSCMVENRMVSVERIKQFIRIPSEASWRIPNCLPSLDWPYRGDIDINNLKVRYRSNTPLVLKGISLRINGGEKIGIVGRTGSGKSTLIQVFFRLVEPSAGTIIIDGVDICKLGLHDLRSRFGIIPQEPVLFQGTVRSNIDPLGQYSDDEIWKSLERCQLKDVVAAKPEKLDASVVDSGENWSVGQRQLLCLGRVMLKNSKILFMDEATASVDSQTDAVIQKIIREDFAACTIITIAHRIPTVIDCDRVLVIDDGWAKEYDRPATLLERRSIFAALVQEYSIRSTGL from the exons ATGGCAGCTAATTCATGGCTCACATCTCTTGAATGTTCAGCCTCTACCATCCAATcttcagataattcttcttttgtCTCAGTTGCCTTAAAATGGCTGAAGTTCATTTTTCTTTCACCATGTTCTCAGAGGATTCTGTTATCATCTGTTGATCTGCTTTTCTTGTTTATCTTAATAGTATTAGCAGTTAAAAAGTTGAGTTCAAGATTTATCAAGAATGGAAATTCCACCTCTTCACTTAATAAACCTCTCTTAGTAGAGGGTAATGAAAGGCCTCAAGTTAGAGTTACCTTTTGGTTTTATGCATCTTTAGTTGTGACAGCTCTTTTAGCCATAACTTATACTGTTCTTTGCATACTAGCGTTTACTCAGGTTGTTCAATCAATATGGGAAATGGCAGAGGCTTTTTTCAGACTGTTTCAAGCTGTAACTTATCTTGTAATTTTTGTACTGATTGTACACGAGAAGAGATTTGTTGCTGTTTCTCATCCCATGCCACTTCGCGTCTATTGGGTGATGAGCTATGTTATCGTGCTTCTTTTCACGATTACTGGTATTATTCGTCTAATTTTGTATGGAAACAATGTGGATTTGAGCATTAGAATGGATGATATAGCTATCTTGGTTAGTTTCCCCTTATATTTGTATCTTCTCATTGTTGCCATAAAAGGATCATCTGGAATTTGTACTAGTAGCCAACATGAAAACTCTAGGCTAGAGACAACAGATGCAATGATTCTGATGGATCCTAATGTGAGTGGATATGGCACCGCTTCACTATTCTCTAAAGCAGTATGGAATTGGATGAATCCATTGCTTAGTAAAGGATATCAATCCCCTTTAAAGTCAGATGAAGTGCCTTCTCTCCCACCTGGTTTCCGAGCTGAAAGATTGGTGGATTTCTTCGAAAAGAATTGGCCTAAGCCAGGTGAAAATGTGAAGTATCCTGTACTAATGACATTAATCAGATGTTTTTGGAGAGACATTGTTATAATTAGTGTCCTTGCAATAGTGCAGTTGGCTGTTATGTATGTTGGACCAGTTCTTATCCAAAGTTTCATTAGTTTTGCTTCGGGGGATAGAACTACAAACCCCAATGAGGGTTATTATCTAGTCTTGATTCTGTTTGTTTCGAAAGTAATAGAAGTTCTTAGTGCACATCACTTCAATTTCAAATCTGAGTTACTCGGGATGAAGATTCGGTCATCTCTTACCACTACTTTATACAAGAAAGGTCTAAGATTGACTTGTTCCTCTAGACAAGCTCATGGTGTAGGACAAATAGTGAATTACATGGCCGTTGATTCCCAACAGCTTTCCGATATGATGCTACAGCTGCATTCGCTTTGGATGATGCCATTACAACTTGCAGCTTCATTACTTCTCTTGTACTATTACCTGGGTGTTTCTATGTTTGCGGCGTTTGGTTTAATTGTTGGATCTATGATCTGCACGTTGTATATTACGCGCAAGAACAATCTATTCCAATTTGAATTGATGATGAAGCGCGATTCAAGGATGAAGGCTATAAATGAACTGTTGGGAAACATGCGCGTCATCAAGTTTCAAGCATGGGAAGAACACTTCAAAGAAAAGATTCAATCGTTACGTAATGAGGAATTCAGCTGGCTGAGTAAGTTCACGTACTTGCTTTCTTGCAACTTGTCACTGCTGTGGAGTTTGCCACCGGTCATAGCAGCTCTTACATTTTTAGCTGCAATTCTTTGCAAAATCCCTCTAGATGCTGCCACAGTATTCACAGCAACAACGGTTTTCAGAATTTTACAGGATCCAATCAGAACCTTCCCCCAATCCCTTATGTCAGTTTCACAAGCCTTGGTATCGCTAGGTAGGTTAGATGGATATATGACAAGCCGTGAATTGGATCATAATGTTGTCGAAAGAGTAGAAGGTTGTAGTGGAAGGATCGCGGTGGAGGTAAAAGATGGGAATTTTTCATGGGAAGATGATGGTGATCAAAttgttttgaaagaaataaatgtTGAAATCCGAAAGGGGGAACTTGCTGCAATCGTTGGAATGGTTGGATCAGGAAAGTCCTCTTTGCTGGCATCAGTTCTTGGTGAACTTCATAAGTTATCCGGAGAG GTCAGAGTTTGTGGAAGCACGGCTTATGTTGCGCAAACCTCATGGATACAGAATGCTACTATTCAAGAAAACATCTTGTTTGGTTCACCAATGAACAATGAAAGATACAAAGATGTAGTACGGGTTTGTTCCTTGGAGAAAGACTTGGAAATTCTGGAACATGGAGACCAAACTGAGATAGGAGAACGAGGAATCAACCTAAGTGGAGGTCAGAAGCAGAGGATACAACTTGCAAGAGCAGTATATCAGGACCGCGACATCTATCTTCTTGATGATATATTTAGCGCTGTTGATGCTCAAACTGGATCAGAAATATTTAAG GAATGTGTAAGGGGAGCTTTGAAGGATAAGACTATTGTTCTCGTCACTCACCAAGTTGACTTCCTGCACAATGCAGATCTTATATTG GTGATGAGAGATGGTAAGATTGTGCAGTCTGGGAAATATGAAGAGCTTCTAGAATTGGGAATGGATTTTGGTGATCTTGTCGCTGCACATGAGAACTCAATGGAGCTAGTGGAAAGTAGCACTGGTGAGAACCTCCCACAAACACCAAGATCACCTCATCAAGTAACCCCAAAGTCGCCCCAGAAATCTCAAGAGGAAACCAATGGTGAAAGTACTTCTTTGGACCAACAACCAAAGGGTAGTTCAAAGCTTATTGAAGAAGAGGAAAGAGAGACTGGTCATGTCAGTTTTGACGTCTACAAGCAGTACTGCACTGAGGCATTTGGATGGTGGGGAGTAGCAGTTGTATTAATCGTTTCTGCACTATGGCAAGGGTCCACTATGTTGAGTGACTATTGGCTGGCATATGAAACTTCAAAGGACCATATATTCAATCCTTCTCTTTTCATAAATGTTTACTCAATCATAGCTGCCATTTCTTGCATCTTTGTGATCATCAGATCATTTCTTGTCGCGTTTTTGGGTCTCAAAACAGCTCAACATTTCTTTGATCAAATTCTTGATAGCATACTGCATGCTCCCATGTCATTCTTTGACACTACCCCTTCAGGAAGAATATTAAGTCGG GCATCAACAGATCAGGCATATGTtgattttatgattccaatattTCTAAGTTTAGTGCTTCTGATGTACTTCACATTAATTGGCATGTTGTTCATTACTTGCCAAAGTGCTTGGCCAACTATTTTCCTCATGATCCCCCTAGTTTGGCTTAACATCTGGTACCGG AGATACTATATTGCATCTTCGCGCGAATTAACCAGACTTAGTTCAATCACCAAAGCTCCAATCCTCCATCACTTTTCTGAAACCATATCAGGGATCATGACTCTACGCTGCTTCAGGAAGGAAGATCACTTTTTTAAAGGAAATGTTGAGAGAGTCAATGCTAATCTGCGGATGGATTTCCACAGCAACGCGTCAAATGAGTGGCTAGGTCTTCGCCTAGAGTTTATTGGTAGTATTTTGATCTGCATTGCCACCATTTTCATGGTCTTGCTCCCAAGATTTCTTATCTCACCAG AATACATCGGCTTGGCACTGTCCTATGGACTGCCTCTAAATGGTGTGCTCTTCTGGACGGTATACATGAGCTGTATGGTTGAGAACAGAATGGTTTCAGTTGAAAGGATAAAACAGTTCATAAGAATACCATCTGAGGCTTCATGGAGGATACCGAATTGTCTTCCATCGTTAGATTGGCCCTATCGTGGTGACATTGACATCAACAACTTGAAG GTTCGGTATAGGTCTAATACTCCACTTGTTCTGAAAGGAATCTCTCTTAGAATCAACGGAGGAGAAAAAATTGGCATTGTTGGCCGAACTGGAAGTGGGAAGTCTACTCTGATACAAGTTTTCTTTAGGCTGGTGGAACCTTCAGCTGGAACCATCATAATTGATGGTGTTGACATTTGCAAGTTAGGACTTCATGATCTTAGATCACGCTTCGGTATCATTCCTCAAGAACCAGTCCTATTTCAGGGGACAGTTAGAAGCAATATTGATCCCCTAGGACAGTATTCAGATGATGAAATATGGAAG AGTCTTGAACGCTGCCAATTGAAAGATGTGGTAGCAGCAAAGCCTGAGAAACTCGACGCGTCAGTGGTAGATAGTGGAGAGAACTGGAGTGTTGGACAAAGACAGCTCCTTTGCTTAGGGAGAGTCATGCTCAAGAATAGTAAAATTCTGTTCATGGATGAAGCAACGGCTTCTGTTGATTCTCAAACTGATGCTGTCATCCAAAAGATCATTCGCGAGGACTTTGCAGCCTGCACTATTATCACCATTGCTCACCGCATACCAACTGTCATAGACTGTGACCGCGTTCTTGTTATAGATGATG GATGGGCAAAGGAATATGACAGACCAGCTACCTTACTTGAAAGGCGATCAATATTTGCAGCATTGGTTCAAGAGTATTCCATCAGATCAACAGGCCTATGA
- the LOC107810856 gene encoding ABC transporter C family member 14 isoform X2, which translates to MAANSWLTSLECSASTIQSSDNSSFVSVALKWLKFIFLSPCSQRILLSSVDLLFLFILIVLAVKKLSSRFIKNGNSTSSLNKPLLVEGNERPQVRVTFWFYASLVVTALLAITYTVLCILAFTQVVQSIWEMAEAFFRLFQAVTYLVIFVLIVHEKRFVAVSHPMPLRVYWVMSYVIVLLFTITGSSGICTSSQHENSRLETTDAMILMDPNVSGYGTASLFSKAVWNWMNPLLSKGYQSPLKSDEVPSLPPGFRAERLVDFFEKNWPKPGENVKYPVLMTLIRCFWRDIVIISVLAIVQLAVMYVGPVLIQSFISFASGDRTTNPNEGYYLVLILFVSKVIEVLSAHHFNFKSELLGMKIRSSLTTTLYKKGLRLTCSSRQAHGVGQIVNYMAVDSQQLSDMMLQLHSLWMMPLQLAASLLLLYYYLGVSMFAAFGLIVGSMICTLYITRKNNLFQFELMMKRDSRMKAINELLGNMRVIKFQAWEEHFKEKIQSLRNEEFSWLSKFTYLLSCNLSLLWSLPPVIAALTFLAAILCKIPLDAATVFTATTVFRILQDPIRTFPQSLMSVSQALVSLGRLDGYMTSRELDHNVVERVEGCSGRIAVEVKDGNFSWEDDGDQIVLKEINVEIRKGELAAIVGMVGSGKSSLLASVLGELHKLSGEVRVCGSTAYVAQTSWIQNATIQENILFGSPMNNERYKDVVRVCSLEKDLEILEHGDQTEIGERGINLSGGQKQRIQLARAVYQDRDIYLLDDIFSAVDAQTGSEIFKECVRGALKDKTIVLVTHQVDFLHNADLILVMRDGKIVQSGKYEELLELGMDFGDLVAAHENSMELVESSTGENLPQTPRSPHQVTPKSPQKSQEETNGESTSLDQQPKGSSKLIEEEERETGHVSFDVYKQYCTEAFGWWGVAVVLIVSALWQGSTMLSDYWLAYETSKDHIFNPSLFINVYSIIAAISCIFVIIRSFLVAFLGLKTAQHFFDQILDSILHAPMSFFDTTPSGRILSRASTDQAYVDFMIPIFLSLVLLMYFTLIGMLFITCQSAWPTIFLMIPLVWLNIWYRRYYIASSRELTRLSSITKAPILHHFSETISGIMTLRCFRKEDHFFKGNVERVNANLRMDFHSNASNEWLGLRLEFIGSILICIATIFMVLLPRFLISPEYIGLALSYGLPLNGVLFWTVYMSCMVENRMVSVERIKQFIRIPSEASWRIPNCLPSLDWPYRGDIDINNLKVRYRSNTPLVLKGISLRINGGEKIGIVGRTGSGKSTLIQVFFRLVEPSAGTIIIDGVDICKLGLHDLRSRFGIIPQEPVLFQGTVRSNIDPLGQYSDDEIWKSLERCQLKDVVAAKPEKLDASVVDSGENWSVGQRQLLCLGRVMLKNSKILFMDEATASVDSQTDAVIQKIIREDFAACTIITIAHRIPTVIDCDRVLVIDDGWAKEYDRPATLLERRSIFAALVQEYSIRSTGL; encoded by the exons ATGGCAGCTAATTCATGGCTCACATCTCTTGAATGTTCAGCCTCTACCATCCAATcttcagataattcttcttttgtCTCAGTTGCCTTAAAATGGCTGAAGTTCATTTTTCTTTCACCATGTTCTCAGAGGATTCTGTTATCATCTGTTGATCTGCTTTTCTTGTTTATCTTAATAGTATTAGCAGTTAAAAAGTTGAGTTCAAGATTTATCAAGAATGGAAATTCCACCTCTTCACTTAATAAACCTCTCTTAGTAGAGGGTAATGAAAGGCCTCAAGTTAGAGTTACCTTTTGGTTTTATGCATCTTTAGTTGTGACAGCTCTTTTAGCCATAACTTATACTGTTCTTTGCATACTAGCGTTTACTCAGGTTGTTCAATCAATATGGGAAATGGCAGAGGCTTTTTTCAGACTGTTTCAAGCTGTAACTTATCTTGTAATTTTTGTACTGATTGTACACGAGAAGAGATTTGTTGCTGTTTCTCATCCCATGCCACTTCGCGTCTATTGGGTGATGAGCTATGTTATCGTGCTTCTTTTCACGATTACTG GATCATCTGGAATTTGTACTAGTAGCCAACATGAAAACTCTAGGCTAGAGACAACAGATGCAATGATTCTGATGGATCCTAATGTGAGTGGATATGGCACCGCTTCACTATTCTCTAAAGCAGTATGGAATTGGATGAATCCATTGCTTAGTAAAGGATATCAATCCCCTTTAAAGTCAGATGAAGTGCCTTCTCTCCCACCTGGTTTCCGAGCTGAAAGATTGGTGGATTTCTTCGAAAAGAATTGGCCTAAGCCAGGTGAAAATGTGAAGTATCCTGTACTAATGACATTAATCAGATGTTTTTGGAGAGACATTGTTATAATTAGTGTCCTTGCAATAGTGCAGTTGGCTGTTATGTATGTTGGACCAGTTCTTATCCAAAGTTTCATTAGTTTTGCTTCGGGGGATAGAACTACAAACCCCAATGAGGGTTATTATCTAGTCTTGATTCTGTTTGTTTCGAAAGTAATAGAAGTTCTTAGTGCACATCACTTCAATTTCAAATCTGAGTTACTCGGGATGAAGATTCGGTCATCTCTTACCACTACTTTATACAAGAAAGGTCTAAGATTGACTTGTTCCTCTAGACAAGCTCATGGTGTAGGACAAATAGTGAATTACATGGCCGTTGATTCCCAACAGCTTTCCGATATGATGCTACAGCTGCATTCGCTTTGGATGATGCCATTACAACTTGCAGCTTCATTACTTCTCTTGTACTATTACCTGGGTGTTTCTATGTTTGCGGCGTTTGGTTTAATTGTTGGATCTATGATCTGCACGTTGTATATTACGCGCAAGAACAATCTATTCCAATTTGAATTGATGATGAAGCGCGATTCAAGGATGAAGGCTATAAATGAACTGTTGGGAAACATGCGCGTCATCAAGTTTCAAGCATGGGAAGAACACTTCAAAGAAAAGATTCAATCGTTACGTAATGAGGAATTCAGCTGGCTGAGTAAGTTCACGTACTTGCTTTCTTGCAACTTGTCACTGCTGTGGAGTTTGCCACCGGTCATAGCAGCTCTTACATTTTTAGCTGCAATTCTTTGCAAAATCCCTCTAGATGCTGCCACAGTATTCACAGCAACAACGGTTTTCAGAATTTTACAGGATCCAATCAGAACCTTCCCCCAATCCCTTATGTCAGTTTCACAAGCCTTGGTATCGCTAGGTAGGTTAGATGGATATATGACAAGCCGTGAATTGGATCATAATGTTGTCGAAAGAGTAGAAGGTTGTAGTGGAAGGATCGCGGTGGAGGTAAAAGATGGGAATTTTTCATGGGAAGATGATGGTGATCAAAttgttttgaaagaaataaatgtTGAAATCCGAAAGGGGGAACTTGCTGCAATCGTTGGAATGGTTGGATCAGGAAAGTCCTCTTTGCTGGCATCAGTTCTTGGTGAACTTCATAAGTTATCCGGAGAG GTCAGAGTTTGTGGAAGCACGGCTTATGTTGCGCAAACCTCATGGATACAGAATGCTACTATTCAAGAAAACATCTTGTTTGGTTCACCAATGAACAATGAAAGATACAAAGATGTAGTACGGGTTTGTTCCTTGGAGAAAGACTTGGAAATTCTGGAACATGGAGACCAAACTGAGATAGGAGAACGAGGAATCAACCTAAGTGGAGGTCAGAAGCAGAGGATACAACTTGCAAGAGCAGTATATCAGGACCGCGACATCTATCTTCTTGATGATATATTTAGCGCTGTTGATGCTCAAACTGGATCAGAAATATTTAAG GAATGTGTAAGGGGAGCTTTGAAGGATAAGACTATTGTTCTCGTCACTCACCAAGTTGACTTCCTGCACAATGCAGATCTTATATTG GTGATGAGAGATGGTAAGATTGTGCAGTCTGGGAAATATGAAGAGCTTCTAGAATTGGGAATGGATTTTGGTGATCTTGTCGCTGCACATGAGAACTCAATGGAGCTAGTGGAAAGTAGCACTGGTGAGAACCTCCCACAAACACCAAGATCACCTCATCAAGTAACCCCAAAGTCGCCCCAGAAATCTCAAGAGGAAACCAATGGTGAAAGTACTTCTTTGGACCAACAACCAAAGGGTAGTTCAAAGCTTATTGAAGAAGAGGAAAGAGAGACTGGTCATGTCAGTTTTGACGTCTACAAGCAGTACTGCACTGAGGCATTTGGATGGTGGGGAGTAGCAGTTGTATTAATCGTTTCTGCACTATGGCAAGGGTCCACTATGTTGAGTGACTATTGGCTGGCATATGAAACTTCAAAGGACCATATATTCAATCCTTCTCTTTTCATAAATGTTTACTCAATCATAGCTGCCATTTCTTGCATCTTTGTGATCATCAGATCATTTCTTGTCGCGTTTTTGGGTCTCAAAACAGCTCAACATTTCTTTGATCAAATTCTTGATAGCATACTGCATGCTCCCATGTCATTCTTTGACACTACCCCTTCAGGAAGAATATTAAGTCGG GCATCAACAGATCAGGCATATGTtgattttatgattccaatattTCTAAGTTTAGTGCTTCTGATGTACTTCACATTAATTGGCATGTTGTTCATTACTTGCCAAAGTGCTTGGCCAACTATTTTCCTCATGATCCCCCTAGTTTGGCTTAACATCTGGTACCGG AGATACTATATTGCATCTTCGCGCGAATTAACCAGACTTAGTTCAATCACCAAAGCTCCAATCCTCCATCACTTTTCTGAAACCATATCAGGGATCATGACTCTACGCTGCTTCAGGAAGGAAGATCACTTTTTTAAAGGAAATGTTGAGAGAGTCAATGCTAATCTGCGGATGGATTTCCACAGCAACGCGTCAAATGAGTGGCTAGGTCTTCGCCTAGAGTTTATTGGTAGTATTTTGATCTGCATTGCCACCATTTTCATGGTCTTGCTCCCAAGATTTCTTATCTCACCAG AATACATCGGCTTGGCACTGTCCTATGGACTGCCTCTAAATGGTGTGCTCTTCTGGACGGTATACATGAGCTGTATGGTTGAGAACAGAATGGTTTCAGTTGAAAGGATAAAACAGTTCATAAGAATACCATCTGAGGCTTCATGGAGGATACCGAATTGTCTTCCATCGTTAGATTGGCCCTATCGTGGTGACATTGACATCAACAACTTGAAG GTTCGGTATAGGTCTAATACTCCACTTGTTCTGAAAGGAATCTCTCTTAGAATCAACGGAGGAGAAAAAATTGGCATTGTTGGCCGAACTGGAAGTGGGAAGTCTACTCTGATACAAGTTTTCTTTAGGCTGGTGGAACCTTCAGCTGGAACCATCATAATTGATGGTGTTGACATTTGCAAGTTAGGACTTCATGATCTTAGATCACGCTTCGGTATCATTCCTCAAGAACCAGTCCTATTTCAGGGGACAGTTAGAAGCAATATTGATCCCCTAGGACAGTATTCAGATGATGAAATATGGAAG AGTCTTGAACGCTGCCAATTGAAAGATGTGGTAGCAGCAAAGCCTGAGAAACTCGACGCGTCAGTGGTAGATAGTGGAGAGAACTGGAGTGTTGGACAAAGACAGCTCCTTTGCTTAGGGAGAGTCATGCTCAAGAATAGTAAAATTCTGTTCATGGATGAAGCAACGGCTTCTGTTGATTCTCAAACTGATGCTGTCATCCAAAAGATCATTCGCGAGGACTTTGCAGCCTGCACTATTATCACCATTGCTCACCGCATACCAACTGTCATAGACTGTGACCGCGTTCTTGTTATAGATGATG GATGGGCAAAGGAATATGACAGACCAGCTACCTTACTTGAAAGGCGATCAATATTTGCAGCATTGGTTCAAGAGTATTCCATCAGATCAACAGGCCTATGA
- the LOC142168884 gene encoding uncharacterized protein LOC142168884, with amino-acid sequence MCVVSDRNESILKATSIVYTGMPHYACMWHIWTNIRSKFKKGHLKLSELYFAMTRSYTLDEFNERMSKIEDIDTHVKAYLYDIGYHRWSRVHATVNKTWTMTSNIAESLIAVRASTDHIHTVIDGVKRYIVCLQNKRCSCGQFQLDELPCAHTLAALRHMNESYENYCSPFYTRDSLLHTYEIPVDPLPDKSK; translated from the exons atgtgtgttgtttcgGATCGGAATGAGAGTATCTTGAAGGCAACATCTATTGTTTATACCGGCATGCCACATTATGcttgcatgtggcatatttggacaaatataaggTCAAAGTTCAAGAAGGGTCATCTAAAGTTAAGTGAATTGTACTTTGCCATGACACGATCATACACgcttgatgaatttaatgaaagaatgtcaaagattgaagatatTGACACACATGTTAAAGCATACCTATACGATATTGGCTATCACAGATGGTCTCGAGTACATGCTACAGTGAACAAAACTTGGACGATGACATCAAACATTGCAGAGTCATTGATTGCG gtgagggcttcaacaGATCACATCCATACAGTGATAGATGGTGTGAAGCGCTATATTGTTTGTCTTCAAAATAAGAGATGTAGTTGTGGACAATTCCAGCTTGATGAACTTCCTTGTGCACATACTTTGGCGGCTTTAAGGCACATGAATGAGTCTTATGAAAACTATTGTTCTCCTTTTTACACGAGGGATAGCCTCTTGCATACTTATGAAATACCAGTAGACCCGCTGCCTGATAAAAGCAAATGA